A section of the Acidobacterium capsulatum ATCC 51196 genome encodes:
- a CDS encoding DoxX family protein, producing the protein MARLAALASGRGIPEFPALALTALRITTGAALFLHHGWEKRPTQWGVFMAHFPNLFHLGSPLSFLIAFFSDFVCSLLIVLGLGTRWAALFCFCNLWVAWEFVHHFAFLGRGPEADHGELIVLYLGALAAIALAGPGRFSIDGARGNG; encoded by the coding sequence ATGGCAAGACTGGCAGCTCTGGCATCGGGACGAGGCATTCCGGAGTTTCCGGCATTGGCGCTGACGGCGCTGCGCATCACGACGGGCGCGGCGCTGTTTCTGCACCACGGATGGGAGAAGCGGCCAACGCAGTGGGGCGTGTTCATGGCGCACTTCCCTAACCTGTTTCACCTGGGCTCGCCGCTCAGCTTTCTGATTGCGTTCTTCTCTGACTTTGTATGCTCGCTGCTGATTGTGCTGGGCCTCGGCACACGCTGGGCGGCGCTTTTCTGCTTCTGCAATCTCTGGGTGGCGTGGGAGTTTGTACACCACTTCGCGTTTCTGGGCCGCGGGCCCGAAGCCGATCATGGCGAGCTGATTGTGCTGTATCTCGGCGCGCTGGCCGCGATTGCGCTGGCGGGGCCGGGGCGCTTCAGCATCGACGGTGCGCGCGGGAATGGCTGA
- a CDS encoding SDR family NAD(P)-dependent oxidoreductase codes for MANNYVILGAYGGIGSALTRRLADAGHRLFLVGRDQARLQPLAAEVGAVGFARADATASAEVESTIADGAAQLGTLDGIANCFGSLLLKPAHLTTDEELEATLAISLKSAFATVRAAARTMKQGGSVVLLSSAAARLGIASHEAIAAAKAGVQGLALSAAATYASRNLRVNCVAPGLTKTPLTERITGNEMAAKGSLAMHALGRFGEASEVASAIAWLLDPEQSWVTGQVIGVDGGLATVRTRG; via the coding sequence ATGGCAAACAACTACGTAATTCTGGGCGCGTATGGCGGCATTGGCAGTGCGCTGACGCGGCGGCTGGCCGACGCGGGGCACCGGCTCTTTTTGGTGGGCCGCGATCAGGCCAGGCTGCAGCCGCTGGCTGCTGAGGTGGGCGCGGTGGGTTTTGCCCGCGCCGATGCCACCGCATCCGCCGAAGTGGAGAGCACCATTGCCGACGGAGCAGCGCAACTAGGCACCCTGGATGGCATCGCCAACTGCTTCGGCTCGCTGCTGCTCAAGCCGGCTCACCTGACCACAGATGAAGAGCTGGAAGCGACGCTGGCCATCAGCCTGAAGAGTGCTTTTGCCACCGTGCGGGCGGCGGCGCGCACTATGAAGCAGGGTGGCAGCGTGGTGCTGCTCTCGAGCGCGGCGGCGCGGCTGGGCATCGCCAGCCATGAGGCGATTGCCGCAGCCAAGGCCGGGGTGCAGGGATTGGCGCTGTCAGCGGCGGCCACCTATGCCAGCCGGAACCTGCGTGTCAACTGCGTCGCTCCCGGACTGACGAAGACTCCCCTGACTGAGCGCATTACAGGCAATGAAATGGCCGCCAAAGGCTCGCTCGCGATGCATGCGCTGGGGCGCTTTGGCGAGGCCAGCGAAGTGGCGTCGGCGATTGCCTGGTTGCTCGATCCAGAGCAGAGCTGGGTCACCGGGCAGGTGATCGGCGTCGATGGCGGACTCGCCACGGTGCGGACGAGGGGTTAG
- a CDS encoding S1/P1 nuclease, whose protein sequence is MTLHRSALLRSLAALCLLPVLTVPACYAWGKDGHKMINHLAVTSLPPSIPAFLRSPAAVDEITYLGPEPDRWRSPAEPELDAMQAPDHYIDMELADRIAPLPRERYQYIAKLYAYIEAHPDQAREMQPTHIGFQPYISEEVWERLKSAMRDYRQLKAAGKDTMPVQQAIIFYAGWLGHYVADGSQPLHTTIEYNGWVGPNPNHYTTSHHIHSQFESEFVHDNMTNAEVRQYMKPVEPIGDEWTQYWDYLNTTHADVDEVYQLWNEHGFEGKGTAESRKFTAERLAAGADELRNLIVAAWVKSAEPVPEWHDHYDKKDKK, encoded by the coding sequence ATGACTCTCCACCGTTCTGCTTTGCTTCGTTCCCTGGCTGCTTTATGCCTCCTGCCCGTTCTGACCGTGCCCGCCTGCTACGCCTGGGGCAAGGATGGCCATAAGATGATCAACCACCTGGCCGTAACCTCGCTGCCGCCCAGCATTCCGGCCTTTCTGCGCTCCCCGGCCGCCGTGGACGAGATCACCTATCTTGGCCCCGAGCCGGATCGCTGGCGCTCACCCGCCGAGCCGGAACTCGACGCCATGCAGGCTCCCGATCACTACATCGATATGGAGCTGGCCGATCGCATTGCACCGCTGCCGCGCGAGCGCTACCAGTACATCGCCAAGCTCTACGCCTATATCGAGGCGCATCCTGATCAGGCCCGGGAGATGCAGCCCACGCACATCGGCTTTCAGCCCTATATCTCTGAAGAGGTCTGGGAGCGTCTGAAGTCGGCCATGCGCGACTATCGCCAGCTCAAGGCCGCGGGCAAAGACACCATGCCCGTTCAGCAGGCCATCATTTTCTATGCCGGATGGCTCGGTCATTACGTTGCCGACGGCTCGCAGCCCCTGCACACCACCATTGAATACAACGGCTGGGTCGGCCCCAATCCCAACCACTACACCACCAGCCATCACATCCACTCGCAGTTTGAGAGCGAGTTTGTGCATGACAACATGACCAATGCCGAAGTGCGGCAATACATGAAGCCGGTCGAGCCCATCGGCGATGAGTGGACGCAGTACTGGGACTACCTCAACACCACCCATGCCGACGTGGATGAGGTCTATCAGCTCTGGAATGAGCACGGCTTTGAGGGCAAGGGCACGGCTGAATCGCGGAAGTTTACCGCCGAGCGGCTGGCGGCGGGCGCCGATGAGCTGCGCAACCTGATCGTCGCCGCGTGGGTCAAGAGCGCTGAGCCGGTGCCCGAGTGGCACGATCACTACGACAAAAAAGACAAGAAATAA
- a CDS encoding 1,9-bis(guanidino)-5-aza-nonane synthase, whose product MPTKQELLNNPIQHIDIKQHNVVALVDAMQQMAYSSRDLARAASIYERMLRDQECGVILCLAGSLISAGLKQIFIDLIRNHMVDAIVSTGANIVDQDFFEALGFKHWIADDLLKQGTEDATLRELMIDRIYDTLIDEEELRICDETTEKIANSLDPRPHSSREFIKAMGAYLEKEGKIPAKGGVDSMVYAAYQNDVPIFVPAFSDCSAGFGLVAHQHARQDKPKVSIDSAKDFYELTQLKIANPTTGLLMIGGGVPKNFAQDIVVAADVLGMDAPMHKYAVQITVADVRDGALSSSTLKEASSWGKVDTTYEQMVYSEATMALPLVTGYAYHKQAHAARQGRRWARLLEPVTA is encoded by the coding sequence ATGCCTACGAAACAGGAACTCCTCAACAACCCCATCCAGCACATCGACATCAAGCAGCACAATGTTGTCGCGCTCGTCGATGCGATGCAGCAGATGGCCTATAGCTCCCGTGACCTCGCCCGGGCGGCTTCGATTTATGAGCGCATGCTGCGCGACCAGGAATGCGGCGTGATTCTGTGCCTCGCCGGGTCGCTGATCAGCGCCGGACTCAAGCAGATCTTCATCGACCTGATCCGCAATCACATGGTGGACGCCATTGTCTCGACCGGCGCCAATATTGTGGACCAGGACTTCTTTGAAGCCCTCGGCTTCAAGCACTGGATTGCCGATGACCTGCTCAAGCAGGGCACCGAAGACGCCACGCTGCGCGAACTGATGATCGATCGGATCTATGACACGCTGATCGACGAAGAAGAACTGCGCATCTGCGACGAGACGACCGAGAAGATTGCCAACTCGCTCGATCCTCGCCCCCACAGCTCGCGCGAGTTCATCAAGGCGATGGGCGCTTACCTCGAAAAGGAAGGCAAGATTCCGGCCAAGGGCGGCGTGGACTCGATGGTCTATGCGGCGTACCAGAATGATGTGCCGATCTTCGTGCCGGCCTTCAGCGACTGCTCCGCCGGCTTTGGCCTGGTGGCGCACCAGCATGCCCGGCAGGACAAGCCCAAAGTCTCGATTGACTCGGCCAAGGACTTCTACGAGCTCACCCAACTCAAGATCGCTAACCCGACGACCGGCCTGCTGATGATTGGCGGCGGCGTACCGAAGAACTTCGCGCAGGATATCGTGGTGGCTGCCGACGTGCTCGGCATGGACGCCCCGATGCACAAGTATGCGGTGCAGATCACCGTGGCCGATGTGCGCGACGGCGCGCTCTCGTCGAGCACGCTCAAGGAAGCCAGCTCCTGGGGCAAGGTGGATACCACCTACGAGCAGATGGTCTACAGCGAAGCGACCATGGCCCTGCCGCTGGTGACCGGTTACGCCTACCACAAGCAGGCTCATGCTGCCCGCCAGGGGCGCCGCTGGGCTCGCCTGCTGGAGCCGGTTACCGCGTAA
- a CDS encoding PAS domain S-box protein: MLSLAFLAALIFSGSGLLLFARTEHTAMLQNPGLFWFIALWILAQVLFILVSIFSLRAAMRLALTEQELSESVQLQRSILDSAGAMILAADIRGRIIIFNPAAERMLGYRADEVVGRLRPDELFPDGEMERIGRQLTGAIQRAQMLPGDAPEPVRSFLQYVSSFPSTRVRGFEMSYRRKDGSVFPATVYLSAIRSREGSITGLVSVSTDLSATKRAEQALRESEERYRDLFENSAEMIATLSPRGRYLYVNPAWQSHFGMTADQFESLMSFESAFSLEVQAEAAVLFRQALLGMKVEAAPLRLHTRDGGTVEVEASMSCRRESGSPVSVRCIFRDVTERNRRERRLRMQLQVSQIIGESSTAQMAVPQILAALCSTLGSDVSNFWVIDEAANWLKLQSSWAPQGRASEEFRAESASRRFHRGEGLPGMVWARGEPHWVSDLRTDPHFVRGHSARLNGLMSGWAVPIRVGNQVIAVMEFFSRHRMREDAEITATVETICASIGQFLARSSQESRVVALNQQKEFILNSVADAIFGVTPDGMIDFVNPAASRLLGIETPVLIGKRAHAVLHGALGSEICGEDCRTRLALQTLTPTMGQDIYLQRDGRRLPVEFSVMPMLEENAVVGSVLSFRDNSQRYALDRMKDEFVSTVSHELRTPLTSIRGSLGLLSAGLLGELNEKASNLLRIAVTNSDRLIRLINDILDLERMQSGRATLNLRRLSIRELAQQAMESMQPLAENSGVTLTLEAEQDVWVDGDPDRLQQVVTNLLSNAIKFSPPQAQVRLRIHRQPGHAQLSVVDEGRGIPADKLESIFDRFQQVDASDSRQKGGTGLGLAICRTIVEQHGGRIWAEQNELHGATLHVLLPVTHEMKPTAGSANGSRNAELPATPSESPAEI; this comes from the coding sequence TTGCTTTCGCTGGCTTTTCTGGCGGCGCTGATCTTTTCAGGATCGGGCCTTCTCCTTTTTGCGCGTACCGAGCACACGGCGATGCTGCAGAACCCCGGCTTGTTCTGGTTCATCGCATTGTGGATTCTGGCGCAGGTCCTGTTCATTTTGGTGAGCATCTTCAGCCTGCGGGCGGCAATGCGCCTGGCTCTGACCGAGCAGGAGCTGAGCGAGTCAGTGCAACTGCAGCGCTCCATTCTGGATTCGGCCGGAGCCATGATTCTGGCGGCGGATATTCGCGGACGCATCATCATCTTTAATCCGGCAGCGGAGCGCATGCTGGGATACCGGGCCGACGAAGTAGTCGGCCGCCTGCGGCCGGATGAGCTTTTTCCTGACGGCGAAATGGAGCGGATTGGCAGGCAGTTGACCGGCGCCATACAGCGGGCGCAGATGCTGCCGGGCGATGCTCCCGAGCCGGTACGCTCATTTCTGCAGTATGTGAGCAGCTTTCCGTCAACGCGCGTGCGCGGCTTTGAGATGAGCTACCGGCGCAAGGATGGGTCGGTTTTTCCGGCAACAGTTTATCTTTCGGCCATTCGTTCGCGAGAAGGCTCCATCACCGGGCTGGTGAGCGTGAGCACCGATCTGAGCGCAACCAAGCGGGCCGAGCAGGCGCTGCGCGAAAGTGAAGAGCGCTATCGCGACCTGTTTGAAAACTCCGCGGAGATGATTGCCACGCTCAGCCCGCGAGGGCGGTATCTCTATGTGAATCCTGCCTGGCAATCGCACTTTGGCATGACAGCCGACCAATTCGAGTCGCTGATGAGCTTTGAATCGGCATTTTCCCTGGAGGTGCAAGCTGAGGCAGCGGTGCTCTTCCGGCAGGCGCTGCTGGGCATGAAGGTAGAGGCGGCGCCCCTGCGCCTGCACACTCGCGATGGCGGCACGGTGGAAGTGGAAGCCAGCATGAGCTGCCGCCGGGAGAGTGGCAGCCCCGTCTCCGTGCGCTGCATTTTCCGTGATGTAACTGAGCGCAACCGGCGGGAGCGCCGCCTGCGCATGCAGTTGCAGGTGAGCCAGATTATCGGCGAGTCCAGCACGGCCCAGATGGCCGTGCCCCAGATTCTCGCAGCGCTCTGTTCCACGCTGGGCAGCGACGTGAGCAACTTCTGGGTGATCGACGAGGCCGCCAATTGGCTGAAGCTGCAGAGCAGTTGGGCTCCGCAGGGCCGCGCCAGCGAAGAGTTCCGGGCCGAGAGCGCGTCGCGGCGCTTTCACCGTGGCGAGGGCTTGCCGGGCATGGTGTGGGCGCGGGGAGAACCTCACTGGGTGAGCGATCTGCGAACCGATCCTCATTTTGTGCGCGGTCACTCGGCACGGCTGAACGGATTGATGAGCGGCTGGGCCGTGCCTATACGCGTGGGCAACCAGGTGATTGCGGTGATGGAGTTTTTCTCGCGTCACCGCATGCGCGAAGACGCCGAGATCACGGCAACGGTAGAGACCATTTGCGCCTCCATCGGGCAGTTCCTGGCGCGCTCCTCGCAGGAGTCGCGCGTCGTGGCGCTGAACCAGCAGAAGGAGTTCATCCTCAATTCGGTGGCCGATGCGATTTTTGGCGTCACCCCGGATGGAATGATCGACTTTGTGAACCCAGCCGCCTCGCGGCTGCTCGGCATTGAAACGCCGGTACTGATTGGCAAGCGGGCTCACGCGGTGCTGCATGGCGCGCTGGGCAGCGAAATTTGCGGCGAAGACTGCCGTACACGGCTGGCGCTGCAGACGCTCACGCCCACCATGGGGCAGGACATTTATTTGCAGCGCGACGGGCGCAGGCTGCCGGTTGAGTTTTCAGTGATGCCCATGCTGGAAGAAAATGCTGTCGTGGGTAGCGTGCTGAGCTTCCGCGACAACAGCCAGCGCTATGCGCTGGACCGCATGAAGGATGAATTCGTCTCGACGGTGAGCCATGAGCTGCGCACGCCGCTGACCTCGATTCGCGGTTCGCTGGGCCTGCTCTCAGCCGGACTGCTGGGCGAACTGAACGAGAAGGCCAGCAACCTGCTGCGCATCGCGGTGACGAACTCGGACCGGCTGATCCGGCTGATTAACGACATTCTCGACCTCGAACGCATGCAATCGGGCCGCGCCACGCTCAACCTGCGCAGACTGTCGATTCGTGAACTGGCGCAGCAGGCAATGGAGTCGATGCAGCCGCTGGCGGAAAACTCAGGCGTGACGCTGACGCTCGAGGCCGAGCAGGATGTATGGGTGGATGGCGACCCGGATCGCCTGCAGCAGGTGGTGACGAATCTGCTCAGCAACGCAATCAAATTTTCTCCGCCGCAGGCGCAGGTGCGGCTGCGCATTCATCGCCAGCCGGGGCACGCGCAGTTGTCAGTGGTGGATGAGGGACGCGGCATTCCAGCCGACAAGCTGGAGAGCATCTTTGACCGCTTTCAGCAGGTGGATGCCTCGGACTCCCGGCAGAAGGGCGGCACCGGCCTTGGGCTTGCCATCTGCCGCACCATTGTCGAGCAGCATGGAGGGCGTATCTGGGCCGAACAGAATGAACTGCACGGAGCCACATTGCATGTCCTGTTGCCCGTGACTCATGAAATGAAACCGACAGCCGGCTCTGCCAACGGATCAAGGAATGCAGAGCTGCCTGCAACACCCTCAGAGTCGCCTGCCGAAATCTGA
- a CDS encoding response regulator, which yields MKKRKILIIDDEEDIRTVTALTLETVAEWDVVIATNGKEGIQRARQEHPDAILLDVMMPEMDGPTTFRNLQAIAETRQIPVLLLTAKVQAVDQQRFADLGVAGVLFKPFDPLTLANQIAGVLGWMD from the coding sequence ATGAAGAAACGCAAAATCCTGATCATTGACGACGAAGAAGATATCCGCACCGTCACCGCACTCACTTTGGAAACTGTGGCCGAGTGGGATGTTGTGATAGCCACCAACGGAAAAGAAGGCATCCAACGAGCCAGACAGGAACATCCCGACGCGATCCTGCTGGATGTGATGATGCCGGAGATGGACGGGCCTACCACCTTTCGCAACCTGCAGGCCATTGCAGAGACCCGGCAGATTCCGGTTCTGCTGCTGACGGCCAAGGTCCAGGCGGTGGATCAGCAGCGGTTTGCCGACCTGGGCGTGGCCGGGGTGCTCTTCAAGCCGTTTGATCCCCTGACGCTGGCCAATCAGATCGCCGGAGTACTGGGGTGGATGGATTAA
- a CDS encoding Hpt domain-containing protein produces the protein MALDDEKLATIQSKLDAIWKASKPALLERLATLEASCEALRVNPESQDARHAAHDAAHKLAGVLGTFGLVRGSQIASELECIVTGQDNEPLPAMQPLLAELREMIVAKQ, from the coding sequence ATGGCTCTCGATGACGAGAAACTGGCCACAATCCAAAGCAAGCTCGATGCCATCTGGAAGGCCAGCAAGCCAGCACTGTTGGAGCGGCTGGCGACGCTGGAAGCCAGTTGCGAAGCGTTGCGAGTAAATCCCGAAAGCCAGGATGCGCGCCATGCGGCCCACGACGCCGCACATAAACTGGCGGGCGTACTCGGCACCTTTGGCCTCGTTCGCGGGAGCCAGATTGCCTCGGAGCTGGAATGCATCGTGACCGGGCAAGACAATGAGCCGCTGCCTGCGATGCAACCACTGCTGGCGGAACTGCGGGAGATGATCGTGGCGAAGCAGTGA
- a CDS encoding potassium channel family protein, translating into MRTFSLILGVLCLFYALLDAFQTVILPRRPSGAFRLTRVFYVLTWQPWKVFAMRIRDPRKRETALSIYGPLSLVGLIGVWAVTLVFGFGLLFYAVGSPFHDPLMLPGYSDFYVSGTTLFTLGLGDVIPLSWFARTFVVLEAGVGLGFVALVIGYFPVLYGAFSRREVNISMLDARAGSPPTAVELLRRHAFEGGEEALLQLLEQWERWSAELLESHISYPLLCYFRSQHSKQSWLAALVAVLDTCALLIAGVQEQPARQAQLTFTMARHALIDLSQIFSIDPQQQIPDRLPAETFQQIHDLLCASGVRVCRDGDTEKRLKKMRKLYEGYAFPLGDYLCMPLPPFYDERAKIDNWLSVAKVRAEAEAEGGEKASTSASISHRHTAEDPEHIF; encoded by the coding sequence ATGCGCACATTCAGTCTCATCCTCGGCGTGCTTTGCCTCTTCTACGCGCTTCTTGACGCGTTTCAGACGGTCATTTTGCCGCGCCGCCCCAGCGGAGCCTTCCGGCTCACGCGCGTTTTCTACGTGCTCACCTGGCAGCCGTGGAAGGTCTTTGCCATGCGCATCCGCGACCCGCGCAAGCGTGAGACAGCGCTCAGCATCTACGGGCCGCTCTCTTTGGTGGGGCTCATCGGTGTTTGGGCGGTTACGCTGGTCTTCGGCTTTGGACTGCTCTTCTACGCCGTCGGCTCGCCCTTTCACGATCCACTCATGCTGCCTGGCTATTCCGACTTCTACGTGAGCGGCACGACGCTATTCACACTTGGGCTGGGCGACGTTATTCCACTCTCTTGGTTTGCGCGTACTTTCGTCGTTTTGGAGGCGGGTGTCGGCCTCGGCTTTGTCGCGCTGGTCATCGGCTACTTCCCGGTGCTTTATGGCGCGTTTTCGCGGCGCGAAGTGAATATCTCCATGCTGGATGCGCGCGCTGGCTCGCCGCCCACAGCGGTGGAGCTGCTTCGCCGCCATGCCTTTGAGGGTGGCGAAGAGGCGCTACTGCAATTGCTGGAGCAATGGGAGCGCTGGTCTGCCGAGTTGCTGGAGAGCCATATCTCTTACCCACTGCTCTGCTACTTCCGTTCACAGCACTCCAAGCAAAGCTGGCTGGCGGCGCTGGTGGCGGTGCTTGACACCTGCGCGCTGCTGATTGCCGGAGTGCAGGAGCAGCCTGCGCGGCAGGCGCAGCTTACCTTCACCATGGCGCGCCATGCGCTGATTGACCTCTCGCAGATTTTTTCCATTGATCCGCAGCAGCAGATTCCCGACCGGCTTCCCGCTGAGACCTTTCAGCAGATTCACGATCTGCTCTGTGCCTCAGGCGTGCGCGTCTGCCGTGATGGCGACACCGAGAAGCGCCTTAAGAAGATGCGAAAGCTCTACGAAGGCTATGCTTTCCCGCTGGGCGATTATCTCTGCATGCCGCTGCCGCCGTTCTATGACGAGCGGGCAAAGATCGACAACTGGCTCTCCGTCGCTAAAGTGCGTGCCGAGGCCGAGGCAGAGGGCGGCGAAAAGGCCAGCACCTCGGCCAGTATCTCGCACAGGCACACGGCTGAAGATCCGGAACATATCTTCTAG